From Streptomyces sp. CMB-StM0423, a single genomic window includes:
- a CDS encoding type I polyketide synthase, with amino-acid sequence MFALAFPGQGSQHKGMGAQLFGRFPEEVARADEILGYSIEELCRDDVDGRLQNTEYTQPALFVVNALSHLAHRADGGAEPDYLAGHSLGEYNALHAAGAFDFATGLRLVAKRGELMSRVADGGMAAVVGLTAEQVAEILGRPGLETLSIANYNNPTQIVVAGPREDVAGARAVFEEAGAGLFTVLRVSGAFHSPYMSAIQGEFAGFLNGFTLAPPAVPVISNVTALPYEDDVAAALVRQLDHPVRWTDTVRYLIAQGVSDIKPVGPGRAMRGLIKATRRDEERRAQEAREAAAEGAAQTAATAVPGGELRLRRPERDRARSEGTPAVQLHQALLKDLRTTVAQVLKVEPAVVRSETELSELGFDSIRLIEFADLLRRDLGVDLTPSVFFEHFTLEAFARHLLTEHHDLVSARYPDAGDDTPRTGPRGAGHAQDDAPLPDPYPVAVVGLSAVLPGSADLEGFWQRLLAGDELVTRVPEGRWRDWAGEERAARAHGAFLDEVDSFDCSFFGISPHEAELMDPHQRLFLQTVWKAVEDSGRRPDALAGSRTGLFVGLSSMDYAEVLGHSAAGPQAHTATGLSHAVLPNRVSYQLDLRGPSEAIDTACSSSLVAVHRAVRSLRTGECGLAIAGGVNLMLSPTPFECFELAGMLAPDGRCKTFDQSADGYVRGEGVVAVVLKPLAAAEADGDHIHAVIRGSAVGHSGRAASLTAPSPEAQADVIVDAWRAAGLDPATATHVETHGTGTSLGDPIEIEGLKQAFARLYAAWGHDAPAEPHVTLGSVKTAIGHLEAAAGLAGLVTMVQALRYGKLPALRHFEKLNPYIRLDGSPFRIGDRAGDWPRRPAPEGPVTPRRCGVSSFGFGGSNAHVVLEEYGREPAADEAPSAPLLIPLSARTPDALRDYARELVRHLDLHAPAEGTADFALTALADTLQLGREPMAARLAVVAEDADELYDALVHFLRGEDQGDTWWSGQATGAADLSRALLAGPEGNTYLDALATAGKTAALARLWAAGADFDWALLRGGRPVRRTPLPTYPFERRPIRPQDLVPHVLLTPGQAQPALVAAPAPAALAAAPAPAALPSGAGAAQEAVLGHLVGLFAEELKWRPEEIDPRAGFDDLGLSSLLVEKLRRRLEEHYGPVDSATLFTYKNLDALARHMAGRVRTPPAATPAPAAVQPAPVRPAVRSAAVQPAVAGAGTADIAIVGISGRYPKAPTLADFWDRLLAGDDCVDEIPLDRPGYRRYAELAREKFGDQWPRWGGFLDDVDAFDPQFFHISPRDARLLDPQERLFLTTAWETLEDAGYTPASLADPELGDERGSVGVFAGVTYNNYQMFAGGDLDEGVWRIVGSQTFSVANRISHLLNLGGPSLTLDTACSSSLYAIHLAVAAIRRGECAMALAGGVNLSLHPSKYVMLAEAGFLAEDGRCRAFAEGGTGYVPAEAVGAVLLKPLDRALADGDRIHAVIKGSAVNSDGRTYGYGVPNPVAQAELVRAALADAGVDAGSIGYVEAHGTGTSLGDPIEVRGLTEAYADAAAPHRRDGRPACAIGSVKATMGHAEAAAGIAQVTKVVLQLRHGTLVPSLLHTPELNPNLDLDSTPFAVQRETARWEPPVLPGPGGSAAGPRRAGVSSFGAGGVNVHLILEEAPARPVPAAAGAGRPLVFPLSARTPENLRAYAARLAAFLRALPAEPGADDPEAPRAADVAYTLQHGREPMEYRAAFAARNLAEAAERFARVAAGDDADASVSTGRRPGRSGAARAVPADAAPEQAAALWAAGGDTDWAARPTGGRRVSLPTYPFSQERYWLEPSATNSVRPTAPAVPIPVPAPRTAPEATAPEAAPAAREAPAATDLLASLAAAPASERHTALATRMQQTLGELLEFPPGSPPDRQRGFFELGLDSVMAVRLGNLLEEALGLVLYAGVVFDYPSIDELATYLLDELSLDDAPAPAAPEPAAQAPESAPDGALQVVHYTAGWEQAAAPGGPASWLTGAVLVFDDDGALTERVRDRHSGAAPVVGVRPGEAYEVAGDGRTVRAGSAQDHAALLAGLDALPVTVLHAWSDPRTALTSVFHLSQALLRQGLRAPVRLLRVTAHADGGPDPLAEAFGGFARSVDHENPRLVQQAVAVRTAAGEEPAAALLRACEAELAADARADAEVRHDADGRRVRRLRELPAVRPDAPAAVAVRPGGTYVITGGGGGLGLLFAEHLARQARVNLLLVGRSPLTGERQEALERIRALGADVRYERADVADRGDVEWILAAARNRWGSVHGVIHSAGVLRDGLLPNKTADEIDLVLAGKVDGAVHFDAETAADDLDFFMVFSSLAALAGNPGQVDYAYASRFLNAFSRRREELRAAGERSGASIALVWPFWRDGGMRVDESTEGFVRRRLGLTPLENAVGVEAFDAALRHAAPEFGVVHAERDKLQRVLRIEPPAAGSAAPEPAAQKPAAATKAGGKPAAAKGDSTVEIELKGVLTELGL; translated from the coding sequence ATGTTTGCGCTTGCATTCCCAGGTCAGGGTTCGCAGCACAAAGGGATGGGTGCGCAGCTCTTCGGCAGGTTCCCGGAGGAAGTCGCCCGCGCGGACGAGATACTCGGCTATTCCATCGAGGAGCTGTGCCGCGACGACGTCGACGGCAGGCTGCAGAACACGGAGTACACGCAGCCCGCGCTCTTCGTCGTCAACGCGCTGAGCCACCTGGCCCACCGTGCCGACGGCGGCGCCGAGCCCGACTATCTGGCCGGGCACAGCCTCGGCGAGTACAACGCTCTGCACGCCGCCGGCGCGTTCGACTTCGCCACCGGGCTGCGGCTGGTCGCCAAGCGCGGCGAACTGATGTCGCGGGTCGCGGACGGCGGCATGGCCGCCGTCGTCGGGCTGACCGCGGAACAGGTCGCGGAAATCCTGGGCCGGCCGGGCCTGGAGACCCTGTCGATCGCCAACTACAACAACCCGACGCAGATTGTCGTCGCGGGACCGCGCGAGGACGTGGCGGGCGCCCGCGCCGTCTTCGAGGAGGCCGGCGCCGGCCTGTTCACCGTGCTGCGCGTCAGCGGCGCATTCCATTCCCCGTACATGTCGGCTATCCAGGGCGAGTTCGCCGGGTTCCTGAACGGATTCACCCTCGCGCCGCCCGCCGTGCCCGTCATCTCGAACGTGACCGCCCTGCCGTACGAGGACGACGTCGCCGCCGCGCTGGTACGGCAACTCGACCACCCGGTGCGCTGGACCGACACCGTCCGCTACCTCATCGCGCAGGGCGTGTCGGACATCAAGCCCGTCGGCCCGGGCCGGGCCATGCGCGGGCTGATCAAGGCCACCCGGCGCGACGAGGAGCGCCGCGCCCAGGAAGCGCGGGAAGCGGCGGCGGAGGGAGCCGCGCAGACCGCGGCGACGGCCGTCCCCGGCGGCGAACTGCGCCTGCGCCGCCCCGAGCGCGACCGCGCCCGCTCCGAGGGCACCCCCGCCGTCCAACTGCACCAGGCGCTCCTGAAGGACCTGCGCACCACCGTCGCGCAGGTGCTGAAGGTCGAACCCGCCGTCGTGCGCAGCGAGACGGAGCTGAGCGAGCTGGGCTTCGACTCGATCCGGCTGATCGAGTTCGCCGACCTGCTGCGCCGTGACCTCGGCGTGGACCTCACCCCCTCGGTGTTCTTCGAGCACTTCACCCTGGAGGCGTTCGCGCGCCACCTGCTCACCGAGCACCACGACCTCGTCTCCGCCCGCTACCCCGACGCCGGTGACGACACCCCCCGCACCGGCCCCCGTGGCGCGGGCCACGCGCAGGACGACGCCCCGCTGCCGGACCCGTACCCCGTCGCCGTCGTCGGCCTCAGCGCCGTCCTGCCCGGCTCCGCGGACCTGGAGGGCTTCTGGCAGCGCCTGCTGGCCGGCGACGAACTCGTCACCCGGGTCCCCGAAGGCCGCTGGCGCGACTGGGCGGGCGAGGAGCGCGCGGCCCGCGCGCACGGCGCGTTCCTCGACGAAGTCGACTCCTTCGACTGCTCGTTCTTCGGCATCTCGCCGCACGAGGCCGAGCTGATGGACCCGCACCAGCGGCTGTTCCTGCAGACCGTGTGGAAGGCCGTCGAGGACTCCGGCCGTCGCCCCGACGCCCTCGCGGGCAGCCGCACCGGCCTGTTCGTCGGGCTCAGCTCCATGGACTACGCGGAGGTGCTGGGCCACAGCGCCGCCGGACCCCAGGCGCACACCGCCACCGGGCTCTCCCACGCCGTGCTGCCCAACCGGGTCTCGTACCAGCTCGACCTGCGCGGCCCCAGCGAGGCGATCGACACCGCCTGCTCGTCGTCGCTCGTCGCGGTCCACCGCGCGGTCCGCAGCCTGCGCACCGGCGAGTGCGGGCTCGCCATCGCCGGCGGCGTGAACCTCATGCTCAGCCCCACCCCGTTCGAGTGCTTCGAGCTGGCGGGGATGCTCGCCCCCGACGGCCGCTGCAAGACCTTCGACCAGTCCGCCGACGGGTACGTACGCGGCGAGGGCGTCGTCGCCGTCGTGCTCAAGCCGCTGGCCGCCGCCGAGGCCGACGGCGACCACATCCACGCCGTGATCCGCGGCAGCGCCGTCGGCCACTCCGGCCGCGCCGCGTCGCTCACCGCGCCCAGCCCCGAGGCCCAGGCCGACGTCATCGTCGACGCCTGGCGCGCCGCGGGCCTCGACCCGGCGACCGCCACGCACGTGGAGACCCACGGCACCGGCACCAGCCTCGGCGACCCCATCGAGATCGAGGGCCTGAAGCAGGCGTTCGCCCGCCTCTACGCCGCCTGGGGCCACGACGCCCCCGCCGAGCCGCACGTCACCCTCGGCTCGGTCAAGACCGCCATCGGCCACCTGGAGGCGGCGGCCGGTCTCGCCGGCCTGGTCACGATGGTGCAGGCGCTGCGGTACGGGAAGCTGCCCGCCCTGCGCCACTTCGAGAAGCTGAACCCGTACATCCGCCTGGACGGCAGCCCCTTCCGCATCGGCGACCGCGCCGGCGACTGGCCGCGCCGCCCCGCTCCCGAAGGGCCCGTCACCCCGCGCCGCTGCGGCGTCAGCTCCTTCGGCTTCGGCGGCAGCAACGCGCACGTCGTGCTGGAGGAGTACGGGCGCGAGCCCGCCGCCGACGAGGCGCCGAGCGCCCCGCTGCTGATCCCGCTCTCCGCCCGTACGCCCGACGCGCTGCGCGACTACGCCCGCGAACTGGTCCGCCACCTCGACCTGCACGCGCCCGCCGAGGGCACCGCCGACTTCGCCCTCACCGCGCTCGCCGACACCCTGCAGCTCGGCCGGGAGCCGATGGCGGCCCGGCTCGCGGTCGTCGCGGAGGACGCCGACGAACTGTACGACGCGCTCGTGCACTTCCTGCGCGGCGAGGACCAGGGCGACACCTGGTGGAGCGGGCAGGCCACCGGCGCAGCGGACCTCTCGCGCGCGCTGCTCGCCGGGCCCGAGGGCAACACGTACCTCGACGCGCTCGCCACCGCGGGCAAGACCGCGGCCCTCGCCCGGCTCTGGGCGGCCGGCGCGGACTTCGACTGGGCGCTGCTGCGCGGCGGCAGGCCCGTACGCCGCACGCCCCTGCCGACGTACCCCTTCGAGCGCCGCCCGATCCGCCCGCAGGACCTCGTCCCGCACGTCCTGCTGACTCCGGGCCAGGCGCAGCCCGCCCTGGTCGCGGCGCCCGCACCCGCGGCCCTGGCCGCCGCCCCTGCGCCTGCCGCGCTGCCGAGCGGCGCGGGCGCCGCGCAGGAGGCCGTGCTGGGGCATCTCGTGGGGCTCTTCGCCGAGGAGCTGAAGTGGCGGCCGGAGGAGATCGATCCGCGGGCCGGCTTCGACGACCTGGGCCTCAGCTCCCTGCTGGTGGAGAAGCTGCGCCGGCGGCTGGAGGAGCACTACGGGCCGGTCGACAGCGCCACGCTCTTCACGTACAAGAACCTCGACGCGCTCGCGCGCCACATGGCAGGACGGGTACGCACCCCGCCCGCCGCGACGCCCGCACCCGCGGCGGTGCAGCCGGCCCCCGTGCGGCCCGCCGTACGGTCCGCCGCCGTGCAGCCCGCGGTCGCGGGCGCCGGCACCGCGGACATCGCCATCGTCGGCATCAGCGGCCGCTACCCCAAGGCCCCCACCCTGGCCGACTTCTGGGACCGGCTGCTGGCCGGCGACGACTGCGTGGACGAGATCCCCCTCGACCGTCCCGGCTACCGCCGCTACGCGGAGCTGGCGCGCGAGAAGTTCGGCGACCAGTGGCCGCGCTGGGGCGGCTTCCTCGACGACGTCGACGCCTTCGACCCGCAGTTCTTCCACATCTCGCCGCGCGACGCCCGGCTGCTCGACCCGCAGGAGCGGCTCTTCCTCACCACCGCGTGGGAGACCCTGGAGGACGCCGGCTACACCCCCGCCTCGCTGGCCGACCCCGAACTCGGCGACGAGCGCGGCTCGGTGGGCGTCTTCGCCGGGGTGACGTACAACAACTACCAGATGTTCGCGGGCGGCGACCTGGACGAGGGCGTCTGGCGCATCGTCGGCTCGCAGACCTTCTCGGTCGCCAACCGCATCTCCCACCTGCTCAACCTCGGCGGCCCCAGCCTGACCCTGGACACGGCCTGCTCCTCCTCCCTCTACGCCATCCACCTGGCCGTCGCCGCGATCCGCCGAGGCGAGTGCGCCATGGCGCTGGCAGGCGGGGTCAACCTGTCGCTGCACCCGAGCAAGTACGTCATGCTCGCCGAGGCCGGGTTCCTCGCCGAGGACGGCCGGTGCCGCGCCTTCGCCGAGGGCGGCACCGGTTACGTACCGGCCGAGGCGGTCGGCGCGGTGCTCCTCAAGCCGCTGGACCGGGCGCTGGCCGACGGCGACCGGATCCACGCCGTCATCAAGGGCTCGGCGGTCAACAGCGACGGCCGCACGTACGGTTACGGCGTCCCCAACCCCGTCGCGCAGGCCGAGCTGGTCCGCGCCGCGCTCGCCGACGCCGGCGTCGACGCCGGCTCCATCGGCTACGTCGAGGCGCACGGCACCGGCACCAGCCTCGGGGACCCCATCGAGGTCCGCGGCCTCACCGAGGCGTACGCGGACGCCGCCGCCCCGCACCGCCGCGACGGCCGCCCGGCGTGTGCCATCGGGTCGGTGAAGGCCACCATGGGCCACGCCGAGGCGGCGGCGGGCATCGCCCAGGTCACCAAGGTGGTGCTGCAGTTGCGGCACGGCACGCTCGTGCCCTCCCTGCTGCACACCCCCGAACTGAACCCGAACCTCGACCTCGACAGCACGCCGTTCGCCGTGCAGCGCGAGACCGCCAGGTGGGAGCCGCCGGTGCTGCCCGGTCCCGGCGGGTCGGCCGCCGGGCCGCGCCGCGCGGGCGTCAGCTCCTTCGGTGCGGGCGGCGTCAACGTCCACCTGATCCTGGAGGAGGCCCCGGCCCGCCCCGTCCCGGCCGCCGCAGGCGCCGGCCGGCCGCTGGTGTTCCCGCTGTCGGCCCGTACGCCGGAGAACCTGCGCGCGTACGCCGCCCGCCTGGCGGCGTTCCTGCGCGCGCTGCCCGCGGAGCCCGGCGCCGACGACCCGGAGGCGCCGCGGGCCGCCGACGTCGCGTACACGCTCCAGCACGGCAGGGAGCCGATGGAGTACCGCGCCGCGTTCGCGGCCCGTAACCTCGCCGAGGCCGCCGAGCGCTTCGCGCGCGTCGCCGCCGGCGACGACGCCGACGCGAGCGTCAGCACCGGCCGCCGCCCCGGCCGGTCGGGCGCCGCGCGCGCGGTGCCCGCCGACGCCGCGCCGGAGCAGGCCGCCGCGCTGTGGGCGGCGGGCGGCGACACGGACTGGGCGGCCCGGCCCACCGGCGGGCGCCGGGTGTCGCTGCCGACGTACCCCTTCTCGCAGGAGCGCTACTGGCTGGAGCCGAGCGCCACGAACTCGGTACGGCCGACCGCACCGGCCGTGCCGATCCCCGTCCCCGCGCCGCGGACCGCCCCGGAGGCGACGGCCCCCGAGGCGGCCCCCGCGGCGCGGGAGGCGCCCGCCGCGACGGACCTGCTCGCGTCGCTGGCCGCCGCGCCCGCGAGCGAGCGCCACACCGCGCTGGCCACGCGGATGCAGCAGACGCTCGGCGAGCTGCTGGAGTTCCCGCCCGGCAGCCCGCCGGACCGGCAGCGCGGCTTCTTCGAGCTGGGCCTGGACTCGGTGATGGCCGTCCGCCTCGGCAACCTGCTCGAAGAGGCGCTGGGCCTGGTCCTGTACGCCGGGGTGGTCTTCGACTACCCGTCCATCGACGAACTGGCCACCTACCTGCTGGACGAGCTGAGTCTCGACGACGCCCCTGCCCCGGCGGCACCGGAACCCGCCGCGCAGGCACCGGAGTCCGCGCCCGACGGTGCCCTCCAGGTCGTGCACTACACCGCTGGCTGGGAGCAGGCCGCCGCCCCCGGGGGCCCCGCCTCCTGGCTCACGGGAGCCGTGCTCGTCTTCGACGACGACGGCGCCCTCACCGAGCGGGTACGCGACCGCCACTCCGGCGCCGCGCCCGTCGTCGGCGTCCGGCCCGGCGAGGCGTACGAGGTGGCCGGCGACGGCCGTACCGTACGCGCCGGATCCGCCCAGGACCACGCCGCGCTGCTCGCGGGACTCGACGCCCTGCCGGTCACCGTGCTGCACGCGTGGAGCGACCCGCGTACCGCGCTCACCTCGGTCTTCCACCTCAGCCAGGCGCTCCTGCGGCAGGGTCTGCGCGCCCCCGTGCGGCTGCTTCGCGTCACCGCCCACGCCGACGGCGGGCCCGACCCGCTTGCGGAGGCGTTCGGCGGCTTCGCCCGCAGCGTCGACCACGAGAACCCGCGGCTCGTCCAGCAGGCCGTCGCCGTACGCACCGCCGCGGGCGAGGAGCCCGCCGCGGCCCTGCTGCGCGCCTGCGAGGCCGAACTCGCCGCGGACGCCCGCGCCGACGCCGAGGTCCGCCACGACGCGGACGGCCGCCGGGTGCGCAGGCTCCGTGAGCTGCCCGCGGTACGCCCCGACGCGCCGGCCGCCGTCGCGGTCCGGCCGGGCGGCACGTACGTCATCACCGGCGGCGGAGGCGGCCTCGGCCTGCTCTTCGCCGAACACCTCGCCCGCCAGGCCCGGGTGAACCTGCTGCTCGTCGGCCGCTCGCCGCTCACCGGGGAGCGCCAGGAGGCGCTGGAGCGCATCCGCGCCCTGGGCGCCGACGTCCGCTACGAGCGTGCCGACGTCGCCGACCGCGGCGACGTCGAGTGGATCCTGGCCGCCGCCCGCAACCGCTGGGGCAGCGTGCACGGCGTCATCCACTCCGCGGGCGTGCTGCGCGACGGGCTGCTGCCCAACAAGACCGCCGACGAGATCGACCTGGTGCTCGCCGGCAAGGTCGACGGCGCCGTCCACTTCGACGCCGAGACCGCCGCGGACGACCTCGACTTCTTCATGGTCTTCTCGTCGCTCGCCGCGCTCGCGGGCAACCCCGGCCAGGTCGACTACGCCTACGCCAGCCGCTTCCTGAACGCCTTCAGCCGCCGCCGCGAGGAACTGCGCGCTGCGGGTGAGCGGTCCGGCGCGAGTATTGCGCTCGTCTGGCCGTTCTGGCGCGACGGCGGCATGCGCGTCGACGAGTCGACGGAGGGCTTCGTACGCCGCCGCCTGGGCCTGACGCCGCTGGAGAACGCGGTCGGGGTGGAGGCGTTCGACGCGGCGCTGCGGCACGCCGCGCCGGAGTTCGGCGTCGTGCACGCCGAACGGGACAAGCTGCAGCGGGTGCTGCGGATCGAGCCGCCGGCCGCCGGGTCCGCAGCGCCGGAGCCCGCAGCGCAGAAGCCCGCGGCGGCTACCAAGGCCGGCGGCAAGCCGGCCGCCGCGAAGGGCGATTCGACGGTGGAGATAGAGCTGAAGGGCGTCCTGACCGAGCTGGGGCTCTAG